One window of the Lycorma delicatula isolate Av1 chromosome 3, ASM4794821v1, whole genome shotgun sequence genome contains the following:
- the LOC142322084 gene encoding oxidized purine nucleoside triphosphate hydrolase-like: MHQRKVLTLVFIRNGRDILLGYKKRGFGKGKWNGFGGKLEEGETLEEAAKREVKEECGLTVEKLDKVGVIDFEFKGDPVILNVHVFMTDQFSGSVVESEEMQPQWFSERDIPFNSMWADDKHWLPSILLEKKIKAFFLFEDHDTILNYNIDFVNEVP, encoded by the exons ATGCATCAGAGGAAAGTTTTAACATTAGTATTTATTAGAAATGGTAGAGACATTTTACTTGGATATAAAAAACGGGGATTTGGTAAAGGAAAATGGAATGGTTTTGGAGGGAAATTAGAAGAAGGTGAGACGTTAGAAGAGGCGGCTAAGAG agaagtgAAGGAGGAATGTGGCCTCACAGTTGAAAAATTGGACAAAGTTGGTGTCATTGATTTTGAATTCAAAGGTGATCCTGTTATACTTAATGTTCATGTTTTTATGACAGATCAATTCAGTGGGAGTGTTGTAGAATCTGAAG aaatgcaGCCACAGTGGTTTTCAGAGAGAGATATACCTTTTAATTCAATGTGGGCAGATGATAAGCATTGGCTTCCTTCAATATtgcttgagaaaaaaataaaagcattttttctttttgaggatCATGATACAATTCTTAATTACAATATAGATTTTGTTAATGAAGTTccctga